Proteins found in one Tsukamurella paurometabola DSM 20162 genomic segment:
- a CDS encoding D-alanine--D-alanine ligase family protein, which produces MTDSRIKVAVVFGGRSSEHAVSCVSAGSILGHLDPARYEVVPVGITQSGSWVLSDADAQSLRFADRALPSVPEGPTDLALLPGAELVSVSSDAAGSVLGSVDVVFPVLHGPYGEDGTLQGLLEMAGVPYVGAGVLASAAGMDKEFAKKLLAADGLPVGDFHVLRQRETEVPPEVLHRLGLPLFVKPARGGSSIGITRVTDLAALPAAIAEARRWDPKVIIEAAVIGREVEIGVLERPDGTVHASAIAEIEMAADAEHAFYDFETKYLDDRAQYTVPADLTEEQTSAIAELAVRAFHAFDGQGLARVDFFQTAEGPVINEVNTMPGFTSTSMYPRMWAESGIGYAELLSLLIDTALARGTGLR; this is translated from the coding sequence GTGACGGACTCGCGGATCAAGGTGGCAGTGGTATTCGGCGGACGCAGCAGCGAGCATGCGGTCTCGTGCGTCTCGGCCGGCAGCATTCTCGGCCATCTCGATCCTGCTCGGTACGAGGTGGTGCCCGTGGGCATCACCCAGTCCGGTTCCTGGGTGCTCTCCGACGCCGACGCGCAGAGCTTGCGGTTCGCCGACCGCGCGCTGCCGAGCGTGCCCGAGGGACCCACTGATCTCGCCCTGCTGCCCGGAGCCGAGCTGGTGTCGGTGTCCTCCGACGCCGCCGGTTCGGTGCTCGGCTCCGTCGACGTGGTCTTCCCGGTCCTGCACGGCCCGTACGGTGAGGACGGCACTCTGCAGGGCCTGCTGGAGATGGCGGGTGTGCCGTACGTGGGTGCGGGCGTGCTGGCGTCCGCCGCCGGGATGGACAAGGAGTTCGCGAAGAAGCTGCTCGCGGCCGACGGCCTACCGGTGGGCGACTTCCATGTACTGCGCCAGCGGGAGACCGAGGTACCGCCGGAGGTGCTGCATCGGCTGGGATTGCCGCTGTTCGTCAAGCCCGCTCGCGGCGGATCGTCGATCGGGATCACCCGAGTCACCGACCTCGCGGCGCTGCCGGCCGCGATCGCCGAGGCCCGCCGCTGGGATCCGAAGGTGATCATCGAGGCCGCCGTGATCGGCCGGGAGGTGGAGATCGGCGTGCTGGAGCGCCCCGATGGCACCGTGCACGCCTCGGCCATCGCCGAGATCGAGATGGCAGCCGACGCGGAGCACGCCTTCTACGACTTCGAGACCAAATACCTCGACGATCGCGCGCAGTACACCGTGCCGGCCGATCTCACTGAGGAGCAGACGTCCGCGATCGCTGAACTGGCGGTGCGCGCCTTCCACGCCTTCGACGGCCAGGGCCTGGCCCGCGTCGACTTCTTCCAGACCGCCGAAGGGCCGGTGATCAACGAGGTCAACACCATGCCGGGGTTCACCTCGACATCGATGTATCCGCGGATGTGGGCCGAATCGGGGATCGGCTACGCCGAACTGCTGAGCCTGCTCATCGACACCGCACTCGCGCGCGGCACCGGCCTGCGCTGA
- a CDS encoding NAD(P)H-dependent glycerol-3-phosphate dehydrogenase, which translates to MVDVAVMGAGSFGTAMAKVFAEATRPEAHRVTMWCRRQEVADQINETRINAQYLPEGVLPENLRATHDPEEAMRGAGLVVLAVPSQTLRTNLAEWGGLIPPDITVLNLAKGIEIGTLNRMSEVVSEAADIDPDRIAVLTGPNFAKEIAKRQPTLAVIASTNERRAQHTQYVARTDYFRPYTNDDVVGCEIGGATKNVIALVCGIASGINLGENSRAAIITRGLAETLRLGTALGAQPLTLAGLAGVGDLVATCSSPQSRNFSFGARLGQGMTVEQAQAAAHGQVAEGAKSCISIADLARKVGVEMPLTEAVRAVCYDGVPVSRAIDDLLNRDVGGEWHRPGGA; encoded by the coding sequence ATGGTCGACGTTGCAGTGATGGGCGCCGGTTCCTTCGGCACCGCGATGGCGAAGGTCTTCGCGGAGGCCACCCGGCCGGAGGCGCACCGGGTCACCATGTGGTGTCGCCGCCAGGAGGTCGCCGACCAGATCAATGAGACCCGGATCAACGCCCAGTACCTTCCCGAAGGTGTGCTTCCCGAGAACCTCAGGGCCACACACGATCCCGAGGAGGCGATGCGCGGTGCCGGGCTGGTGGTGCTTGCCGTGCCCTCGCAGACGCTGCGCACCAACCTGGCGGAGTGGGGCGGACTGATCCCTCCCGATATCACCGTGCTCAACCTCGCCAAAGGTATCGAGATCGGCACCCTGAACCGGATGAGCGAAGTGGTCAGCGAGGCCGCCGACATCGACCCCGACCGGATCGCCGTGCTCACCGGGCCGAACTTCGCGAAGGAGATCGCCAAGCGGCAGCCGACTCTCGCCGTGATCGCCTCGACCAACGAGCGCCGAGCGCAGCACACCCAGTACGTGGCCCGCACCGACTACTTCCGTCCGTACACCAACGACGATGTGGTCGGCTGCGAGATCGGCGGCGCTACGAAGAACGTGATCGCCCTGGTGTGCGGTATCGCCTCGGGTATCAACCTGGGCGAGAACTCGCGGGCGGCGATCATCACTCGCGGTCTCGCCGAGACGCTGCGGCTCGGCACCGCCCTCGGTGCGCAGCCGCTGACCTTGGCCGGTCTCGCCGGGGTGGGTGACCTCGTAGCCACCTGCAGCTCGCCGCAGTCGCGCAACTTCAGCTTCGGTGCCCGGCTCGGTCAGGGAATGACCGTCGAGCAGGCGCAGGCCGCCGCCCACGGACAGGTGGCCGAGGGGGCGAAGTCGTGCATATCGATCGCCGACCTCGCCCGTAAGGTGGGCGTGGAGATGCCGCTCACCGAGGCGGTGCGGGCGGTCTGTTACGACGGTGTGCCGGTCTCGCGCGCCATCGACGACCTGCTCAATCGCGACGTCGGCGGAGAGTGGCACCGGCCCGGCGGAGCGTAA
- the cofC gene encoding 2-phospho-L-lactate guanylyltransferase, translated as MTAPRGADAPPAIVVVTAVKALDAAKSRFAAPGAHHREAVPGLVLAMLRDVLDAALATPGIVAAYVVSPDPDVRAAAERAGARTVAEPSPGGLNAALSAGAAAARAAGAIAVLALQPDLPGVTVDQLTAFLDATVGRRAFVPDHAGTGTAALFSPADDELRPAFGPDSAAAHAAGGAVPLAGPWPGLRTDIDTPADLSAGPALGPHTTAAIAARDHGIASNSRG; from the coding sequence ATGACCGCACCGCGCGGCGCCGATGCGCCCCCCGCCATCGTGGTCGTCACCGCCGTCAAGGCGCTCGACGCCGCGAAGTCGCGGTTCGCCGCGCCCGGTGCGCACCACCGGGAAGCAGTACCCGGCCTGGTCTTGGCCATGCTGCGCGACGTGCTCGACGCGGCGCTCGCCACCCCGGGAATCGTGGCCGCCTACGTGGTCTCGCCCGATCCGGACGTCCGTGCGGCCGCCGAGCGGGCCGGAGCGCGGACCGTCGCCGAGCCGTCCCCCGGCGGCCTCAACGCCGCGCTCTCGGCCGGCGCCGCGGCGGCGCGAGCCGCGGGCGCGATCGCCGTCCTCGCTCTGCAGCCGGACCTGCCCGGCGTGACCGTCGATCAGCTGACGGCCTTCCTCGATGCCACCGTCGGTCGCCGCGCGTTCGTACCGGACCACGCGGGCACCGGCACGGCAGCGTTGTTCAGTCCGGCAGACGACGAGTTGCGTCCCGCCTTCGGGCCGGATTCGGCCGCCGCGCACGCCGCGGGCGGCGCCGTCCCCCTCGCCGGCCCGTGGCCCGGCCTGCGGACCGATATCGACACTCCCGCCGATCTGAGCGCCGGTCCCGCGCTGGGCCCGCACACGACGGCCGCGATCGCCGCCCGCGATCACGGCATCGCGTCGAACTCGCGCGGCTGA
- a CDS encoding RNA degradosome polyphosphate kinase, translated as MPGRITAIPAAPPAAPTEAVSDLPEDRYLNRELSWLDFNARVLAMAEDASQPLLERAKFLAIFASNLDEFFMVRVAGLKRRDQMGLSVRSADGMSPREQLRLISQRTQELSRKHAMVYSDAVRPELAAQGISVLRWDELSAEERDRLGEYFHTQVFPVLTPLAVDPAHPFPYISGLSLNLAVAVRDATSGGEHFARIKVPDNVGRLVTVRSDRMDNAVLPMEDLIAAHLDVLFPGMTVAEHHVFRITRNADFEVEEDRDEDLLQALERELARRRFGSPVRLEVAEDMSEHMLELLLRELDVDPADVITVPGLLDLSCMFQLYGVDRPALKDAPFVPVTHPAFGERETPKSVFATLREGDVLVHHPYDSFSTSVQRFIEQAAADPQVLAIKQTLYRTSGDSPIVDALIDAAEAGKQVVALVEIKARFDEQANIKWARKLEQAGVHVVYGLVGLKTHCKTCLVVRREGSHIRRYCHIGTGNYNPKTARLYEDVGLLTADPDLGADLTDLFNRLTGYSRKEEYRNLLVAPHGVRSGIIDRIDREIDLHRAGKDSGIRLKANALVDEQVIDALYRASQAGVPVEVVVRGICALRPGMAGVSENITVRSILGQFLEHSRILHFRGAGEFWIGSADMMHRNLDRRIEVMAQVKDPRLTQQLGDIFDSALDPATRCWVLDADGNWNASPAPGDPVRDHQRELMRAHRAGRR; from the coding sequence CTGCCCGGGCGCATCACCGCGATCCCCGCCGCCCCGCCGGCTGCGCCCACGGAGGCGGTGAGTGATCTCCCCGAGGACCGGTACCTCAACCGCGAACTCAGCTGGCTCGATTTCAACGCCCGCGTGCTGGCGATGGCCGAGGACGCCTCGCAGCCGCTGCTCGAACGCGCCAAGTTCCTCGCGATCTTCGCCTCGAACCTGGACGAGTTCTTCATGGTCCGCGTCGCCGGGCTCAAACGACGCGATCAGATGGGCCTGTCGGTCCGTTCGGCCGACGGCATGTCGCCCCGGGAGCAACTGCGCCTGATCTCCCAGCGCACCCAGGAACTCTCTCGCAAGCACGCGATGGTCTACAGCGACGCGGTGCGCCCGGAGCTGGCGGCACAGGGCATCTCGGTGTTGCGCTGGGACGAGCTGTCGGCGGAGGAGCGCGATCGGCTCGGTGAGTACTTCCACACCCAGGTCTTCCCGGTGCTCACTCCGCTCGCGGTCGATCCGGCGCACCCGTTCCCGTACATCAGCGGTCTCTCGCTGAACCTGGCCGTAGCGGTCCGCGACGCCACCTCAGGGGGCGAGCATTTCGCGCGTATCAAGGTTCCGGACAACGTCGGTCGGCTCGTGACGGTGCGGTCGGACCGGATGGACAACGCCGTGCTGCCGATGGAAGACCTGATCGCTGCACACCTCGATGTGTTGTTCCCCGGGATGACGGTAGCCGAGCACCACGTCTTCCGGATCACGCGCAACGCCGATTTCGAGGTCGAGGAGGATCGCGACGAAGATCTGCTGCAGGCGCTGGAGCGCGAGCTCGCACGCCGCCGGTTCGGCTCGCCGGTGCGTCTCGAAGTCGCCGAGGACATGTCTGAGCACATGCTGGAACTACTGCTGCGCGAGCTCGATGTGGACCCGGCCGATGTGATCACCGTTCCCGGGTTGCTCGACCTGTCATGCATGTTCCAGTTGTACGGGGTGGATCGTCCGGCGCTCAAAGACGCCCCGTTCGTCCCGGTCACTCATCCCGCGTTCGGAGAGCGTGAGACACCCAAGAGCGTGTTCGCGACCCTGCGCGAAGGCGATGTGCTGGTGCACCACCCGTACGACTCCTTCTCGACCAGCGTGCAGCGCTTCATCGAGCAGGCCGCGGCCGACCCGCAGGTGCTGGCGATCAAGCAGACCCTGTACCGCACCTCGGGAGACTCCCCGATCGTGGATGCGCTCATCGACGCCGCCGAGGCCGGGAAACAGGTGGTGGCGCTGGTGGAGATCAAGGCCCGCTTCGACGAGCAGGCCAACATCAAGTGGGCCCGGAAGCTGGAACAGGCGGGCGTGCATGTGGTCTACGGGCTGGTGGGTCTCAAGACCCACTGCAAGACCTGTCTCGTGGTGCGCCGGGAGGGCTCGCACATCCGCCGGTACTGCCACATCGGCACCGGCAATTACAACCCGAAGACGGCGCGGCTGTACGAGGACGTCGGCCTGCTCACCGCCGATCCGGATCTGGGTGCCGATCTGACCGATCTGTTCAACCGGCTCACGGGCTATTCCCGCAAGGAGGAGTACCGGAACCTGTTGGTGGCGCCGCACGGGGTGCGCTCGGGCATCATCGACCGGATCGACCGGGAGATCGATCTGCACCGCGCGGGCAAGGATTCCGGGATCCGGCTCAAGGCCAACGCGCTGGTCGACGAGCAGGTGATCGATGCGCTGTATCGCGCGAGCCAGGCCGGTGTGCCGGTCGAGGTCGTGGTCCGCGGAATCTGTGCGCTCCGGCCGGGTATGGCCGGGGTCAGTGAGAACATCACCGTGCGCTCGATTCTGGGACAGTTCCTGGAGCATTCGCGGATCCTGCACTTCCGCGGCGCCGGTGAATTCTGGATCGGTAGCGCCGACATGATGCACCGCAACCTGGATCGCCGCATCGAGGTCATGGCGCAGGTGAAGGACCCGCGACTCACCCAACAGCTCGGCGACATCTTCGACTCCGCGCTGGATCCTGCGACCCGGTGCTGGGTGCTCGACGCCGACGGCAATTGGAACGCCTCACCGGCACCGGGTGATCCGGTCCGTGACCATCAACGCGAGCTCATGCGGGCGCACCGCGCGGGGCGGCGATGA
- a CDS encoding NUDIX hydrolase yields MSAGGKRPVVHAAGGVLWRPATAGPEVALVHRPRYDDWSLPKGHVEPDEHPVVGGLREVVEETGFEARFVRAVGKVAYDVPRRKRHGGGGDTARKRVTYWSARAGDGAFVPNEETDELRWVPVQAGMKLLTYPMDQRILRDFARQPASTATMLIVRHAKAGRKQGYQGDDLARPLDRNGRAQAEALVDLLGAFGPGRLLSAPPQRCLQTLEPLAEETGLAITEEPTVSERAYARDPVAAHRRIREIAREGERSGVVPVVCSQGGVIPDLTAWWASVDGVRLPAARNRKASVWVLTTSDGVLLTADHIDTPLPLER; encoded by the coding sequence ATGAGCGCTGGCGGCAAGCGCCCGGTGGTCCACGCCGCCGGCGGCGTGCTGTGGCGTCCCGCTACCGCCGGGCCGGAGGTGGCGCTGGTGCACCGGCCGCGGTACGACGACTGGTCGCTTCCGAAGGGCCACGTCGAGCCCGATGAGCACCCCGTGGTGGGCGGGCTGCGAGAGGTGGTCGAGGAGACCGGTTTCGAGGCTCGGTTCGTACGGGCGGTGGGCAAGGTGGCCTACGACGTGCCCCGTCGCAAACGGCACGGTGGTGGCGGCGACACCGCGCGCAAACGCGTGACGTACTGGTCGGCACGTGCCGGTGACGGCGCTTTCGTGCCGAACGAGGAGACCGACGAGCTGCGCTGGGTGCCGGTACAGGCGGGTATGAAACTGCTGACCTACCCGATGGATCAGCGGATCCTGCGCGATTTCGCGCGGCAACCCGCGTCCACCGCGACGATGCTGATCGTGCGGCACGCCAAGGCCGGGCGCAAACAGGGCTATCAGGGCGACGATCTCGCGCGCCCGCTCGACCGCAACGGCCGGGCGCAGGCGGAGGCGCTGGTGGATCTGTTGGGCGCCTTCGGTCCCGGACGTCTGCTGTCGGCCCCGCCGCAGCGGTGCCTGCAGACTCTGGAGCCGCTCGCTGAGGAGACCGGGCTGGCGATCACCGAAGAGCCGACGGTCTCGGAGCGGGCCTACGCCCGCGACCCCGTGGCGGCGCACCGCCGGATCCGCGAGATCGCCCGCGAGGGCGAGCGATCGGGAGTGGTGCCCGTGGTGTGCAGCCAGGGCGGCGTGATCCCGGATCTCACAGCATGGTGGGCGAGTGTCGACGGTGTGCGCCTTCCGGCCGCCCGTAATCGCAAGGCCAGCGTGTGGGTGCTGACCACCTCCGACGGCGTGCTACTCACCGCTGATCACATCGACACGCCGCTGCCCCTGGAGCGCTGA
- a CDS encoding HU family DNA-binding protein, giving the protein MNKAELIEELTEKLGTDRRTAGAAVEAIVDTIVRAVHAGDSVTITGFGVFEQRKRAARVARNPRTGETVKVKPTSVPAFRPGAQFKAVISGAAKLPASGPAVRRSSATATPTKAAKKTAAKKAPAKKAAPAKKAAVKKAAPAKKAAPAKKAVVKKAAPAKKATPAKKAVTKAAPAKKAPAKKTVTKAAPAKKAPAKKAPAKKAAPAKKAPAKKAATKAPAKKAPAKKAPAKRGKK; this is encoded by the coding sequence ATGAACAAGGCAGAACTCATCGAGGAGCTCACCGAGAAGCTGGGCACCGACCGACGCACCGCCGGTGCCGCCGTCGAGGCGATCGTGGACACCATCGTCCGCGCCGTCCATGCCGGTGACTCCGTGACCATCACCGGTTTCGGTGTCTTCGAGCAGCGCAAGCGCGCCGCTCGTGTCGCCCGTAACCCCCGTACCGGCGAGACCGTCAAGGTCAAGCCGACTTCCGTGCCCGCGTTCCGTCCGGGTGCCCAGTTCAAGGCCGTGATCTCGGGTGCTGCCAAGCTGCCCGCCTCCGGCCCGGCGGTGCGTCGCAGCTCGGCGACCGCGACCCCGACCAAGGCGGCCAAGAAGACCGCGGCGAAGAAGGCTCCGGCCAAGAAGGCCGCGCCCGCCAAGAAGGCGGCGGTGAAGAAGGCGGCTCCGGCGAAGAAGGCCGCGCCTGCCAAGAAGGCCGTGGTGAAGAAGGCAGCTCCGGCCAAGAAGGCCACCCCGGCGAAGAAGGCCGTCACCAAGGCCGCACCCGCGAAGAAGGCTCCGGCGAAGAAGACCGTCACCAAGGCCGCACCCGCGAAGAAGGCTCCGGCCAAGAAGGCTCCGGCCAAGAAGGCCGCGCCCGCGAAGAAGGCTCCGGCCAAGAAGGCCGCAACCAAGGCCCCCGCCAAGAAGGCGCCTGCGAAGAAGGCTCCTGCCAAGCGCGGCAAGAAGTAA
- the leuD gene encoding 3-isopropylmalate dehydratase small subunit yields the protein MEAIVTHTGIGVPLRRTNVDTDQIIPAVYLKRVTRTGFEDGLFSAWRADPNFILNTAPYDRGSVLVAGPDFGTGSSREHAVWALMDYGFRVVISSRFADIFRGNSGKAGLVAALVEQENVELLWKALENEPGLEVTVDLEDRTVTAGDLVVPFTIDDPVRHRLMAGLDDIGTTLQQSDAIADYESRRPAYKPVTI from the coding sequence ATGGAAGCCATCGTCACCCACACCGGTATCGGCGTACCGCTGCGCCGCACCAACGTCGACACCGACCAGATCATCCCCGCTGTCTACCTGAAGCGAGTCACCCGCACGGGATTCGAGGACGGGCTGTTCTCGGCCTGGCGCGCCGATCCCAACTTCATTCTCAATACGGCACCCTACGACCGGGGATCGGTCCTGGTGGCGGGCCCGGACTTCGGTACCGGCAGCTCCCGGGAGCACGCCGTCTGGGCGCTGATGGACTACGGCTTCCGCGTGGTCATCTCCTCGCGGTTCGCCGATATCTTCCGGGGAAATTCGGGCAAGGCGGGCCTAGTGGCAGCTCTGGTCGAGCAGGAGAACGTGGAACTGCTCTGGAAGGCACTCGAGAACGAGCCCGGACTGGAGGTCACGGTCGACCTCGAGGACCGCACGGTGACCGCCGGGGATCTTGTGGTCCCGTTCACGATCGACGATCCGGTCCGCCATCGGCTGATGGCCGGATTGGACGATATCGGCACCACTTTGCAGCAGTCCGACGCGATCGCCGACTACGAAAGTCGCAGGCCCGCATACAAACCCGTCACTATTTAG
- the leuC gene encoding 3-isopropylmalate dehydratase large subunit, whose amino-acid sequence MQPRTMAEKVWDQHVVVKGEGEGASREPDLIYIDLHLVHEVTSPQAFDGLRLAGRTVRRPDLTIATEDHNVPTDTLVQPIADEVSRTQVETLRRNCAEFGVRLHSMGDGEQGIVHVMGPQLGLTQPGMTVVCGDSHTSTHGAFGAIAMGIGTSEVEHVLATQTLALKPFKTMAINVSGELQPGVTSKDLILAIIAKIGTGGGQGYVLEYRGSAIEKLSMEARMTICNMSIEAGARAGMIAPDQITYDYIRGREHAPQGELWDEAVAAWDALRTDEGAVFDAEIDIDGGALTPFVTWGTNPGQGLPLSGSVPDPASFGSDGERETAAKALQYMGLEPGTPLREIAVDTVFVGSCTNGRIEDLRAVAEILRGRKVADGVRMLVVPGSMRVRAQAEEEGLGQIFLDAGAEWRQAGCSMCLGMNPDQLAPGERSASTSNRNFEGRQGKGSRTHLVSPAVAAATAVRGTLSSPADLAPADLAAAGA is encoded by the coding sequence ATGCAGCCGCGCACCATGGCCGAGAAGGTCTGGGATCAGCACGTCGTCGTCAAGGGGGAGGGCGAGGGCGCATCGCGTGAGCCCGACCTGATCTACATCGACCTGCACCTCGTGCACGAGGTCACCAGCCCACAGGCGTTCGACGGTCTGCGCCTGGCCGGCCGCACCGTGCGCCGCCCGGATCTCACCATCGCCACCGAGGATCACAACGTGCCGACCGACACGCTGGTCCAGCCGATCGCCGATGAAGTCTCCCGCACCCAGGTCGAGACGTTGCGCCGCAACTGCGCCGAGTTCGGCGTGCGCCTGCACTCGATGGGGGACGGCGAACAGGGCATCGTCCACGTGATGGGACCACAGCTCGGTCTCACTCAGCCGGGAATGACGGTGGTGTGCGGCGACAGTCACACGTCCACGCACGGCGCCTTCGGCGCGATCGCCATGGGCATCGGTACCTCTGAGGTCGAGCATGTGCTGGCCACCCAGACATTGGCGCTCAAGCCCTTCAAGACCATGGCCATCAATGTTTCGGGCGAGCTGCAGCCGGGCGTTACCTCCAAGGATCTGATCCTGGCCATCATCGCCAAGATCGGCACCGGCGGCGGCCAGGGATACGTGCTGGAGTACCGCGGCAGCGCCATCGAGAAGCTCTCGATGGAGGCGCGGATGACCATCTGCAACATGTCGATCGAGGCCGGCGCCCGCGCCGGGATGATCGCGCCCGACCAGATCACCTACGACTACATCCGAGGGCGCGAGCACGCGCCGCAGGGCGAGCTGTGGGACGAGGCCGTCGCGGCGTGGGATGCCCTGCGCACCGACGAGGGCGCCGTCTTCGACGCGGAGATCGACATCGACGGCGGTGCGCTGACACCGTTCGTCACCTGGGGCACCAACCCCGGTCAGGGCCTGCCGCTGAGCGGTTCGGTTCCCGATCCGGCGTCCTTCGGCTCCGACGGGGAGCGCGAGACCGCGGCGAAGGCGCTGCAGTACATGGGGCTCGAGCCCGGCACACCGCTGCGTGAGATCGCGGTCGATACGGTCTTCGTCGGCTCCTGTACCAACGGACGGATCGAGGATCTGCGCGCCGTCGCCGAGATCCTGCGTGGTCGTAAGGTTGCCGACGGGGTGCGAATGCTGGTGGTACCCGGGTCGATGCGGGTCCGTGCGCAGGCCGAGGAGGAGGGGCTGGGGCAGATCTTCCTCGACGCCGGTGCCGAATGGCGGCAGGCCGGATGCTCGATGTGCCTGGGAATGAACCCCGATCAGCTCGCGCCCGGTGAGCGTTCCGCGTCCACCTCGAATCGCAACTTCGAGGGCAGGCAGGGCAAGGGGAGCCGCACCCATCTGGTCTCGCCCGCGGTGGCCGCCGCCACCGCGGTGCGCGGCACGCTGTCGTCGCCTGCCGATCTGGCCCCCGCCGATCTCGCTGCCGCTGGCGCCTGA
- a CDS encoding IclR family transcriptional regulator yields the protein MGQNSSLADPTESPAPAPVSGIGVLDKSVAVLRAAAAEPASLADLCGRTGLPRATAHRLAVGLELHGLLSRDGDGLWRPGTALRELAASTTDTLVDAAAMVLPRLREITGESVQLYRREGDHRVCVAAAEPPSGLRDTVPVGTRLPMTAGSGAKVLTAWADASDTSFSDRTLSDVRKRGWAQSAGEREAGVASVSAPVRDARGDVIAAISVSGPIDRMGRRPGARWAADLLQAAEALQRRL from the coding sequence ATGGGACAGAATAGCTCACTGGCCGATCCGACCGAAAGTCCGGCTCCGGCCCCCGTGAGCGGCATCGGAGTACTCGACAAATCGGTAGCCGTACTGCGTGCCGCCGCCGCGGAGCCGGCCAGCCTCGCCGACCTCTGCGGCCGCACCGGGCTTCCCCGCGCCACGGCGCACCGTCTGGCCGTGGGACTCGAGCTCCACGGCCTGCTCTCCCGCGACGGCGACGGCCTGTGGCGCCCCGGAACCGCGCTGCGCGAGTTGGCCGCCAGCACGACCGACACTCTGGTGGACGCGGCCGCCATGGTGCTCCCCCGGCTGCGGGAGATCACCGGAGAGTCGGTGCAGTTGTACCGCCGCGAAGGCGATCACCGCGTCTGCGTTGCAGCGGCCGAACCTCCGTCCGGCCTACGCGACACGGTACCGGTGGGCACCCGACTGCCGATGACCGCGGGCTCGGGCGCGAAAGTCCTCACCGCGTGGGCGGATGCGTCCGATACCTCGTTCAGCGACCGCACCCTGTCCGATGTCCGCAAGCGCGGCTGGGCGCAGAGCGCCGGAGAGCGAGAGGCGGGCGTGGCGAGCGTCTCTGCGCCGGTGCGCGATGCGCGCGGCGACGTGATCGCCGCGATCTCCGTCTCGGGACCCATCGATCGGATGGGCCGCCGCCCGGGTGCGCGGTGGGCCGCAGATCTTCTCCAGGCCGCGGAGGCCTTGCAACGCCGGCTGTAG
- a CDS encoding inorganic pyrophosphatase: MLEPDFFDALDRLLATSELIVDRRHGTAHPRYPGIVYPVDYGYLAGTVSGDGQGIDVFRGSDRGRGVVGAFVTVDRGKRDTEVKLLVDCTIAEIVAVDALLGRLHLPRARLVR, encoded by the coding sequence GTGCTCGAACCGGACTTCTTCGATGCTCTTGACCGCCTGCTCGCCACCAGCGAGCTGATCGTGGATCGCCGGCATGGCACTGCGCACCCGCGCTATCCGGGCATCGTCTATCCCGTCGATTACGGCTATCTCGCAGGTACCGTCTCCGGTGACGGGCAGGGCATCGATGTGTTCCGTGGATCGGACCGCGGGCGCGGCGTGGTGGGCGCCTTCGTGACCGTCGACCGCGGTAAGCGCGATACCGAGGTGAAGCTGCTGGTGGACTGCACTATCGCCGAGATCGTCGCCGTGGACGCACTTCTCGGCCGTCTCCATCTGCCCCGCGCGCGACTGGTGCGGTGA